A stretch of the Erinaceus europaeus chromosome 23, mEriEur2.1, whole genome shotgun sequence genome encodes the following:
- the LOC132535585 gene encoding zinc finger protein 14-like — MAVFQDSVTFEDVIVTFTPEEWALLHTSEKKLYGDVIWENFRNLVSVGKLQEYHVAEDQYRNLGRKQRNIEKISEVKEESKYGENSHKVFAYSGALQRHKRTQSSEKIYKCKLCKKVLSSASSLQKHERTHSGERPYECKICSKAFSQYSNLQVHERTHSGEKPYECKICNKTFRQSCHLQVHERIHSGEKPYECKVCRKAFTWFGHLRAHERTHSGEKPYECKICSKAFIYPNSLQLHERTHSGERPYGCKLCSKAFSSSSSLRTHERAHSGEKPYECKICSKAFIQSSTLQTHERTHSGEKPYECKICNKALSSSNSLQKHERTHSGEKPYECRICNKAFSSYGSLQTHERIHSGEKPYVCKVCNKAFSCSSHLQVHERTHSGEKPYECKICSKTFSQSGNLHAHERTHSGEKPYECKICSRAFSQSSTLRKHERAHSGEKPYKCDMCSKAFSCYSYLRRHARIHNRKKPYEGKKYSKAFSQSSTVDAREIPHGVEKRFDYKMRSVPFSPSGSLQTHEVTNSGEKPYKYKMFDEAFSHFCGLQK, encoded by the exons atggcTGTTTTTCAG GATTCAGTTACCTTTGAAGATGTGATTGTGACTTTCACTCCAGAGGAGTGGGCACTACTTCatacttcagagaagaaactctatgGAGATGTTATCTGGGAAAACTTCAGGAACCTGGTCTCAGTAG GAAAATTACAGGAATATCATGTTGCAGAAGACCAGTATAGGAACCTAGGGAGAAAACAAAG AAACATAGAGAAAATCTCTGAAGTCAAGGAAGAAAGTAAATATGGAGAAAACAGTCACAAAGTATTTGCTTATTCTGGTGCCCTTCAACGACACAAGAGAACTCAGAGTAGCGAGAAAATTTACAAATGTAAACTATGTAAGAAAGTGTTGAGTTCAGCCAGTTCTCTccagaaacatgaaagaactcacagtggagagagacCCTACGAATGTAAAATATGTAGTAAAGCCTTCAGTCAATACAGTAACCTTcaggtacatgaaagaactcacagtggagagaaaccctacgaATGTAAAATATGCAATAAAACATTCAGACAATCCTGTCATCTTCAAGTACacgaaaggattcacagtggagagaaaccttatgaatgtaaggTATGCAGGAAAGCCTTCACTTGGTTCGGTcatcttcgggcacatgaaagaactcatagtggtgagaaaccttatgaatgcaAAATATGTAGCAAAGCCTTCATTTATCCCAATTCTCTTCAGTTGCATGAAAGAACACACAGTGGAGAGAGACCCTACGGatgtaaactgtgtagtaaagcattcagttctTCCAGTTCTCTTCGGACTCATGAAAGAgcacacagtggagagaaaccttatgaatgtaaaatATGCAGTAAAGCATTCATTCAGTCCAGTACTCTCCAGACACATGAAAGGacccacagtggagagaaaccctatgaatgtaagatATGTAACAAAGCATTGAGTTCTTCCAATTCTCTTCAGAAACATGAAAGGACGCACAGCGGAGAGAAACCCTACGAATGCAGAATATGTAATAAAGCGTTCAGTTCTTACGGTTCTCTTCAGACACacgaaaggattcacagtggagagaagccctatgtgTGTAAAGTGTGTAATAAAGCATTCAGCTGTTCCAGTCACCTTCAAGTACATGaacgaactcacagtggagagaaaccctatgaatgtaaaataTGTAGCAAAACATTCAGTCAATCTGGTAATCTTCATGCCCACGagcgaactcacagtggagagaaaccttacGAATGTAAAATATGCAGTAGGGCCTTCAGTCAATCCAGTACTCTTCGGAAACACGAAAGagctcacagtggagagaagccatATAAATGTGACATGTGCAGTAAAGCCTTCAGTTGTTACAGCTACCTTCGAAGGCACGCAAGAATTCACAATAGGAAGAAACCCTACGAAGGTAAAAAGTACAGTAAGGCCTTCAGTCAATCCAGTACTGTTGATGCACGTGAAATACCTCACGGTGTAGAAAAACGTTTTGACTATAAAATGCGTAGCGTACcattcagtccttctggttctcttcagacacatgaagTCACTAACAGTGGTGAGAAACcctataaatataaaatgtttgaTGAAGCCTTCAGTCATTTCTGTGGTCTTCAAAAGTAG